The proteins below are encoded in one region of Stenotrophomonas bentonitica:
- a CDS encoding FAD-dependent monooxygenase: protein MPPLPTVLVSGAGVAGLATAWWLRHFGFPVTVVEKAPLLRDGGHAVDIRGVALEVVKAMGLHDTLQAQRTHLRGLSMLDRQGEPVSVDDSRTFSGGKLDSADIEIFRDTLCRVLASAAEASADICFDEHITALTPGANGVIVSFARQLLRTYDVVIGADGVYSPVRSHAVQPGDDCLLPLGGALAFYSAPNLMALDGREGMYRDAELGVVVYPDASGRELRVGAGFGAEVNSALRHDVAAQKALTRTQLRGLGGRWQPLVDAVGSTDAFYFGELVQVKLPCWSKGRVALVGDAAHCASPFSGQGTSLALVGAFVLARELANTPTTPEAAFARYEARMRAFVDLNQALVDMNRQGPVPDAQMAAAANGIDLPDLPDLRAA from the coding sequence ATGCCCCCGCTTCCTACCGTTCTCGTTTCCGGCGCCGGTGTCGCCGGGCTCGCCACCGCCTGGTGGCTGCGCCACTTCGGCTTCCCCGTCACCGTGGTGGAAAAGGCACCGTTGCTGCGCGATGGCGGGCATGCGGTGGATATCCGCGGCGTGGCGCTGGAGGTGGTCAAGGCCATGGGCCTGCACGACACGCTGCAGGCGCAGCGCACCCACCTGCGCGGGCTGAGCATGCTGGATCGCCAGGGCGAACCGGTCAGCGTGGATGACAGCCGCACCTTCAGCGGCGGCAAGCTCGACAGCGCCGACATCGAAATCTTCCGCGACACCCTGTGCCGGGTGCTGGCCAGCGCGGCCGAGGCCAGCGCGGACATCTGCTTCGACGAACACATCACCGCGCTGACCCCCGGCGCGAACGGCGTGATCGTGAGTTTCGCGCGCCAGCTCTTGCGCACCTACGACGTGGTGATCGGTGCGGACGGCGTGTACTCGCCGGTGCGCAGCCATGCCGTGCAGCCGGGCGACGACTGCCTGCTGCCGCTCGGCGGCGCGCTGGCGTTCTACAGCGCGCCCAACCTGATGGCGCTGGACGGCCGCGAAGGGATGTACCGCGACGCCGAACTGGGCGTGGTGGTCTACCCCGATGCCAGCGGCCGCGAGCTGCGCGTGGGCGCAGGGTTCGGTGCCGAGGTAAACAGCGCGCTGCGCCACGACGTGGCCGCGCAGAAGGCGCTCACCCGCACGCAACTGCGCGGGCTGGGGGGCCGCTGGCAGCCGCTGGTGGACGCGGTGGGCAGCACCGACGCCTTCTACTTCGGCGAACTGGTGCAGGTCAAACTGCCGTGCTGGTCGAAGGGCCGGGTCGCGCTGGTCGGTGACGCGGCGCATTGCGCTTCGCCGTTCTCCGGCCAGGGCACCAGCCTGGCGCTGGTCGGCGCGTTCGTGCTGGCCCGCGAACTGGCCAACACACCGACCACGCCGGAAGCCGCGTTCGCCCGCTACGAAGCGCGCATGCGCGCCTTCGTCGACCTCAACCAGGCGCTGGTGGACATGAACCGCCAGGGCCCGGTACCGGATGCGCAGATGGCGGCCGCCGCCAATGGCATCGACCTGCCCGACCTGCCCGACCTGCGCGCCGCATGA
- a CDS encoding alpha/beta fold hydrolase, whose product MPLMTTSRGPAHWTETASPTDAPPVVLIHGLGGDATFWVAEQHALADRFRVLAVDLRGSGKTPGGTAPFSIEDLAQDVLAIMDAAGIDAAHVVGFSMGGTVAQALTLAAPQRVRSLVLAATFAHTGTQAELFLKAIGAVYASGATPKQIFELVLPWLFSDRFLSSPAAAPYLDYPENADDEQDRDDWLRLLQAMLAFDGRPALSRLRMPTLVIGGDEDRLAPQEGVHALAAGLPQATLCMLPGGHLMNVESLQRFVDALATHFVAHAGTAELTPAMPA is encoded by the coding sequence ATGCCCCTGATGACGACGTCACGCGGTCCTGCGCATTGGACCGAAACCGCTTCCCCCACCGATGCACCGCCGGTGGTGCTGATCCATGGACTGGGCGGCGACGCCACGTTCTGGGTCGCCGAACAACACGCGCTCGCCGACCGCTTCCGGGTGCTGGCGGTGGACCTGCGCGGTTCCGGCAAGACGCCGGGGGGCACCGCGCCCTTCTCGATTGAAGACCTCGCGCAGGATGTCCTTGCGATCATGGACGCCGCCGGCATCGATGCCGCCCACGTGGTGGGCTTCTCGATGGGCGGAACGGTGGCGCAGGCGCTGACACTGGCCGCGCCGCAGCGGGTGCGCAGCCTGGTGCTGGCCGCTACCTTCGCGCACACCGGCACCCAGGCCGAGCTGTTCCTGAAGGCGATCGGCGCGGTCTACGCCAGTGGCGCCACGCCGAAGCAGATCTTCGAGCTGGTGTTGCCGTGGTTGTTCTCCGATCGCTTCCTGTCCAGCCCGGCCGCCGCCCCGTACCTGGATTACCCGGAGAACGCCGACGACGAGCAGGACCGCGACGACTGGCTGCGCCTGCTGCAGGCGATGCTGGCCTTCGACGGTCGCCCTGCCCTGTCGCGGCTGCGCATGCCGACCCTGGTGATCGGCGGCGATGAAGATCGGCTGGCCCCGCAGGAAGGCGTGCATGCGCTGGCCGCGGGCCTGCCGCAGGCCACGCTGTGCATGCTACCCGGCGGGCACCTGATGAACGTGGAATCGCTGCAGCGCTTCGTCGACGCGCTGGCCACGCACTTCGTGGCGCACGCGGGCACTGCGGAGCTCACACCAGCGATGCCAGCATGA
- a CDS encoding GH92 family glycosyl hydrolase, whose protein sequence is MHRTMLAAASLVLTAAPCALQAADLAAEVNPFIGTTNAGNVYPGPSVPFGMVAFSPEMTPLPGKRFAFAAPGGYEWRGNGVRGFSLTHVSGTGCTGASGDIPIMPVTSKVELSPSSADAALRYASVLDHKRESASPGAYTLTLDNGVVVNLGATARTAVGQFQFPADKPANLLFRTSDSEVGSTDSSIVIDPATRTVRGSVTAGNFCGYLAEDRRESYYTLHFVAEFDQPFEVGGTWRDDTVQPGAREGGGGTSYGTQGHPPAGKGAGGWIQFDPKRSPTVTARIGISYVDEAGARANLRRESPAGTTVAATQAATRAEWNKTLGQVRVEGGTPDERTVFYTALYHALLAPNLFSDGDGRYRGMDGKVHALSKGQRAQYANYSGWDVYRSQLQLVTLLQPQVGSDIAQSLLNQADQNGGVWDRWTHLTGATGVMNGDPSPPSVAAIHAFGGRSFDLKRAYASLKQAATVPTERDLSRRGCPVLCVGQRPGLDQWMALKYMPVGAPGWGTASDTLEMAAADFGLAELAVAAGDPKGAALFRERSGWWRNLYNPKATAQAGYIQPRNADGSWPTFEPASDEEFVEGSGAQYLWMVPFDPAGLIATLGGREAAIQRLDAFFRKENGDWAVTKSGPLHAELDNEPSVAAPWLYNFVGQPWKTQETVRQAMRQIWTNAPEGMPGNDDLGQMSSWYVWSALGLYPLYPGRADLVIGSPLFRKAVIQRPGATLTVTASGAAMDAPYVQGLRVNGKPSDASWLPASFVQKGGTLDFELGTTRNTQWGTATLPPSHGPE, encoded by the coding sequence GTGCACCGTACGATGCTGGCTGCTGCTTCGCTTGTCCTGACCGCCGCGCCCTGCGCCCTGCAGGCCGCCGACCTCGCCGCCGAGGTCAATCCCTTCATCGGCACCACCAACGCCGGCAACGTGTATCCGGGTCCGTCGGTGCCGTTCGGCATGGTCGCCTTCAGTCCTGAAATGACCCCGCTGCCCGGCAAGCGCTTCGCGTTCGCGGCGCCCGGCGGCTACGAGTGGCGCGGCAACGGCGTGCGGGGCTTCAGCCTGACCCACGTGTCCGGAACCGGCTGCACCGGCGCCAGTGGCGACATCCCGATCATGCCGGTCACCAGCAAGGTGGAGCTGTCGCCGTCCTCGGCCGACGCCGCCCTGCGCTATGCCAGCGTGCTCGACCACAAGCGCGAAAGCGCCAGCCCCGGCGCCTATACGCTCACCCTCGACAACGGCGTGGTGGTCAACCTCGGCGCCACCGCGCGCACCGCCGTCGGTCAGTTCCAGTTCCCCGCCGACAAGCCGGCCAACCTGCTGTTCCGCACCTCCGACAGCGAAGTGGGCAGCACCGATTCCAGCATCGTGATCGACCCGGCCACCCGCACCGTGCGCGGCTCGGTGACCGCCGGCAACTTCTGCGGTTACCTCGCCGAAGACCGTCGCGAGAGCTACTACACCCTGCATTTCGTCGCCGAATTCGATCAGCCGTTCGAAGTGGGCGGCACCTGGCGCGACGACACCGTGCAGCCCGGCGCGCGCGAAGGCGGCGGTGGCACCAGCTACGGCACGCAGGGCCACCCGCCGGCCGGCAAGGGTGCCGGCGGCTGGATCCAGTTCGACCCCAAGCGCAGCCCGACCGTGACCGCACGCATCGGCATCTCGTATGTCGACGAAGCCGGCGCGCGCGCCAACCTGCGCCGCGAAAGCCCGGCCGGCACCACCGTGGCCGCGACCCAGGCCGCCACCCGTGCCGAATGGAACAAGACGCTGGGGCAGGTCCGCGTGGAAGGCGGCACGCCCGATGAGCGCACCGTGTTCTACACCGCGCTGTACCACGCGCTGCTCGCGCCGAACCTGTTCAGTGACGGCGACGGCCGTTACCGCGGCATGGACGGCAAAGTCCATGCGTTGTCCAAGGGCCAGCGCGCGCAGTACGCCAACTATTCCGGCTGGGACGTGTACCGCTCGCAGCTGCAGCTGGTGACCCTGCTGCAGCCGCAGGTCGGCTCGGACATCGCGCAGTCGCTGCTCAACCAGGCCGACCAGAACGGCGGCGTGTGGGATCGCTGGACCCACCTCACTGGCGCCACCGGCGTCATGAACGGCGATCCCTCGCCGCCGTCGGTGGCCGCGATCCATGCCTTTGGTGGACGAAGCTTCGACCTGAAGCGCGCGTACGCCTCGCTCAAGCAGGCCGCCACCGTGCCGACCGAACGCGACCTCAGCCGCCGTGGCTGCCCGGTGCTGTGCGTGGGCCAGCGCCCGGGCCTGGACCAGTGGATGGCGCTGAAGTACATGCCGGTGGGTGCGCCGGGCTGGGGCACCGCGTCGGATACGCTGGAAATGGCCGCCGCCGATTTCGGCCTCGCCGAACTGGCGGTTGCGGCCGGCGACCCCAAGGGTGCCGCGCTGTTCCGCGAACGCTCCGGCTGGTGGCGCAACCTCTACAACCCGAAGGCGACCGCGCAGGCCGGTTACATCCAGCCGCGCAACGCCGACGGCAGCTGGCCGACCTTCGAACCCGCCTCGGACGAGGAGTTCGTGGAAGGCAGCGGCGCGCAGTACCTGTGGATGGTGCCGTTCGACCCGGCCGGGTTGATCGCCACGCTGGGCGGTCGCGAGGCGGCGATCCAGCGTCTGGATGCGTTCTTCCGCAAGGAAAATGGCGACTGGGCGGTGACCAAGTCCGGCCCGCTGCATGCCGAGCTGGACAACGAACCGTCGGTTGCCGCGCCGTGGCTGTACAACTTCGTCGGGCAGCCGTGGAAGACCCAGGAAACCGTACGCCAGGCGATGCGCCAGATCTGGACCAACGCACCGGAAGGCATGCCCGGCAATGATGACCTCGGCCAGATGTCGTCGTGGTACGTGTGGTCCGCCCTCGGCCTGTACCCACTGTATCCGGGTCGCGCCGACCTGGTGATCGGCAGCCCGCTGTTCCGCAAGGCGGTGATCCAGCGCCCGGGCGCCACGTTGACCGTCACCGCCAGCGGCGCGGCGATGGATGCGCCGTACGTGCAGGGCCTGCGCGTGAACGGCAAGCCGAGCGATGCCAGTTGGCTGCCGGCCAGTTTCGTGCAGAAAGGCGGTACGCTGGACTTCGAGCTGGGCACCACGCGCAACACGCAGTGGGGCACGGCCACGCTGCCGCCTTCCCATGGACCGGAATGA
- a CDS encoding patatin-like phospholipase family protein, with protein MRALCLLTISVALLLPLAASAQPAGSDRPRTCLVLGGGGARGAAHIGVLKVLERERVPVDCIVGTSMGAVVGGLYASGYSADEIETVLDGIDWAEVLRDKPPRNERSMRRKEDDLRLLGGVEVGVSNGKIAFPRGLIQGQKLEMLLRRLLLPTWQVRDFDQLPIPFRAVATDIVTGDKVVFSEGDMALAIRASMSVPGVFAPVRYQGRLLVDGGVVDNLPIDEARKLGAQRLIVVRVGTPLMDEERLDSPLAISHQMAGVLMKRVVDAQLATLGPQDLLITPPLGTMGSQDFNHSPQAVGVGEQAAQAQVTAIARYQASPQQYAVFQRQHRPPAFEAPIVAFVDVLRGETRTPRVIEQRLQPQIGQPLQPETIERQVALTYGEGRYEQVQWRLDDREGELGLVIAPQDKRWGPDFLHFALRLSDDFNGTSNYQLISEYTKTGLSEQGAELKLRAGLGEVEELFAEYYHPFGGSGRHALSTYARYRATDLDLVLEQGGSLAQYRYSQWYGGLRWAYSPHPDWEFATFLERGQERARLDVGNPTQLGNYRADMGSVGWQLRHDSIDSSAFPSRGQRLSLTRQHYLGALGTDDPAAVTRLQWDGAWSHGRNRWLGGVRASSAHGGDDLLATYGFLGGLGNLSGYPEESIFAPQTALARLVYYRRVAHADSLLTIPLYVGGSLEWGGYWAARDQVDTDGMQSAGSIFVGADTFLGPVFLGYGRAEGGHDAFYLTFGSLLRTLDGF; from the coding sequence ATGCGCGCGCTCTGCCTGCTGACGATCAGTGTCGCTCTGCTGTTGCCGCTGGCGGCATCGGCGCAACCCGCAGGTTCTGACCGCCCGCGCACCTGCCTCGTCCTCGGCGGTGGCGGCGCGCGCGGCGCGGCCCATATCGGCGTGCTCAAGGTGCTGGAACGCGAGCGGGTGCCGGTGGACTGCATTGTCGGCACCTCGATGGGCGCGGTGGTCGGGGGGCTGTACGCCTCTGGTTACTCGGCCGATGAGATCGAGACCGTGCTGGATGGCATCGACTGGGCCGAAGTGCTGCGCGACAAGCCGCCGCGCAACGAACGCAGCATGCGCCGCAAGGAAGACGACCTGCGCCTGCTCGGCGGGGTCGAGGTGGGCGTCAGCAATGGCAAGATCGCCTTTCCGCGCGGGCTGATCCAGGGCCAGAAGCTGGAAATGCTGCTGCGTCGCCTGCTGCTGCCGACCTGGCAGGTGCGCGACTTCGACCAGCTGCCGATCCCGTTCCGCGCCGTGGCCACCGACATCGTCACCGGTGACAAGGTGGTGTTCTCCGAAGGCGACATGGCGCTCGCCATCCGCGCCAGCATGTCGGTGCCCGGCGTGTTCGCGCCGGTGCGTTACCAGGGCCGCCTGCTGGTCGACGGCGGCGTGGTCGACAACCTGCCCATCGACGAAGCACGCAAGCTCGGCGCCCAGCGCTTGATCGTGGTGCGGGTCGGCACGCCGCTGATGGATGAGGAGCGGCTGGATTCGCCGCTGGCGATCAGCCACCAGATGGCCGGCGTGCTGATGAAGCGCGTGGTCGACGCGCAGCTGGCCACGCTGGGTCCGCAGGACCTGCTGATCACGCCGCCACTGGGCACGATGGGCAGCCAGGACTTCAACCATTCGCCACAGGCGGTGGGCGTAGGCGAGCAGGCGGCGCAGGCCCAGGTGACCGCCATCGCGCGCTACCAGGCCAGCCCGCAGCAGTACGCGGTATTTCAGCGGCAGCATCGCCCGCCCGCGTTCGAAGCGCCGATCGTGGCGTTCGTCGACGTGCTGCGCGGCGAAACCCGCACCCCGCGCGTGATCGAACAGCGCCTGCAGCCGCAGATCGGCCAGCCATTGCAGCCGGAGACGATCGAGCGCCAGGTCGCGTTGACCTATGGCGAGGGCCGGTACGAACAGGTGCAGTGGCGGCTGGACGACCGCGAGGGTGAGCTGGGGCTGGTGATCGCGCCGCAGGACAAACGCTGGGGACCGGATTTCCTGCACTTCGCGCTGCGCCTGTCCGACGATTTCAACGGCACCAGCAACTACCAGCTGATCAGCGAGTACACGAAGACCGGCCTGAGCGAGCAGGGCGCCGAACTGAAACTGCGCGCCGGCCTGGGCGAAGTCGAAGAACTGTTCGCCGAGTACTACCACCCGTTCGGCGGCAGTGGCCGCCACGCGCTGTCCACGTACGCGCGTTACCGTGCCACCGACCTCGACCTGGTGCTGGAGCAGGGCGGTTCGCTGGCGCAGTATCGCTACAGCCAGTGGTATGGCGGCCTGCGCTGGGCGTACTCGCCGCATCCGGACTGGGAATTCGCCACCTTCCTCGAGCGCGGCCAGGAGCGCGCGCGACTGGACGTCGGCAACCCCACCCAGCTCGGCAACTACCGCGCCGACATGGGCAGCGTGGGTTGGCAGCTGCGGCACGATTCCATCGACAGTTCCGCCTTCCCCAGCCGCGGCCAGCGCCTGTCGCTTACCCGCCAGCACTACCTCGGCGCGCTGGGTACCGACGACCCGGCAGCCGTCACCCGCCTGCAGTGGGACGGTGCCTGGTCGCACGGCCGCAATCGCTGGCTGGGGGGCGTGCGCGCGTCGTCCGCGCACGGTGGCGACGACCTGCTCGCCACCTACGGGTTCCTGGGCGGGCTCGGCAACCTGTCCGGCTACCCCGAAGAGTCGATCTTCGCCCCGCAGACCGCGCTGGCACGGCTGGTGTACTACCGCCGCGTGGCCCACGCCGATTCGCTGCTGACAATTCCGCTGTACGTGGGCGGCAGCCTGGAGTGGGGCGGCTACTGGGCCGCGCGCGACCAGGTGGACACCGACGGCATGCAGAGCGCCGGCAGCATCTTCGTCGGCGCCGACACCTTCCTCGGCCCGGTGTTCCTGGGCTACGGCCGCGCAGAAGGCGGGCACGACGCGTTCTATCTCACCTTCGGCTCGCTCCTGCGTACGCTGGACGGGTTCTGA
- a CDS encoding DUF5076 domain-containing protein yields MHTDELRVPDGVLSDPEAFEILRLWAANQSLHVSLNSDLGGGAEDFGELLSDLFEHAARMFAERDGQSVQDCRAVMLRDFLNRVDAPKDSIEGAISDRDDRKPSH; encoded by the coding sequence ATGCATACCGATGAACTGCGCGTTCCCGATGGTGTCCTCAGTGACCCCGAAGCATTCGAGATCCTGCGCCTGTGGGCAGCGAATCAGTCGCTGCACGTCAGCCTCAATTCCGATCTGGGCGGCGGTGCCGAGGATTTCGGCGAGCTGCTCTCGGACCTGTTCGAGCATGCTGCGCGCATGTTCGCAGAACGCGACGGACAGTCCGTCCAGGATTGCCGCGCGGTGATGCTGCGTGATTTCCTGAATCGCGTCGACGCACCCAAGGACAGCATCGAAGGTGCGATAAGCGATCGCGATGATCGCAAACCGTCGCACTGA
- a CDS encoding HipA family kinase → MRTVHALRYITPLREGGSLPAVVETDDEGMVVLKFRGAGQGPKALIAELIAGEMARTLGLPIPEIMFVELDREFARTEPDPEIQDLIRASEGLNLGSDYLPGAINYDPAAMPVDADLASRIVWLDAFISNVDRTARNPNLMVWHRKLYLIDHGAAMYFHHDWANAGDACEKPFVLIRDQVLLPFASKIAEVDAELAALLPDAEIERIVNLVPDSWLVDEPAFDSPAAYRQGYIDYLKCRLQARAAFVQEAVRAHAAYV, encoded by the coding sequence TTGCGTACCGTCCATGCGCTCCGATACATCACGCCGCTCCGCGAGGGTGGCTCCCTGCCCGCCGTGGTCGAGACCGACGACGAGGGCATGGTCGTGCTCAAGTTCCGCGGTGCCGGGCAAGGGCCGAAGGCGCTCATCGCCGAGCTGATCGCCGGTGAAATGGCGCGGACGCTGGGCCTGCCGATTCCCGAAATCATGTTCGTGGAGCTGGACCGCGAGTTCGCGCGTACCGAGCCGGACCCGGAGATCCAGGACCTGATCCGTGCCAGCGAGGGGCTGAACCTGGGCAGCGATTACCTGCCCGGTGCGATCAATTACGACCCGGCCGCAATGCCGGTGGACGCCGACCTGGCCTCGCGCATCGTGTGGCTGGATGCATTCATCAGCAATGTCGACCGCACGGCGCGCAACCCGAACCTGATGGTGTGGCACCGCAAGCTTTACCTGATCGACCACGGTGCGGCGATGTACTTCCACCACGACTGGGCCAACGCGGGTGATGCCTGCGAAAAGCCGTTCGTGCTGATCCGCGACCAGGTGCTGCTGCCGTTCGCGTCGAAGATCGCCGAGGTGGACGCCGAACTGGCTGCGCTGCTGCCGGATGCGGAGATCGAGCGAATCGTGAACCTGGTGCCGGACAGCTGGCTGGTGGACGAGCCGGCCTTCGACAGCCCTGCGGCGTATCGCCAGGGGTACATCGATTACCTGAAGTGCCGCCTGCAGGCGCGCGCCGCGTTCGTACAGGAGGCCGTCCGTGCCCACGCTGCATACGTATGA
- a CDS encoding DUF3037 domain-containing protein, whose translation MPTLHTYDYAVIRVVPRVEREEFINVGVIVSCPGAKHLQAAIEIDPARMHAFAPSLDVEALQPWLDAIVAICRGDATAGPIAQLPARSRFHFLTAKRSSIVQMSSTHVGRTADPQGVVEHLMRKMVRVV comes from the coding sequence GTGCCCACGCTGCATACGTATGACTATGCGGTCATCCGCGTGGTACCGCGGGTGGAGCGCGAAGAGTTCATCAACGTCGGGGTGATCGTGTCCTGCCCGGGCGCGAAGCACCTGCAGGCCGCGATTGAGATCGATCCGGCGCGGATGCACGCGTTCGCGCCGTCGCTGGATGTGGAAGCGCTGCAGCCGTGGCTGGATGCGATTGTGGCGATCTGCCGCGGCGATGCGACGGCGGGGCCGATCGCGCAGCTGCCGGCGCGGTCGCGTTTCCATTTCCTGACTGCAAAGCGCAGTTCCATCGTGCAGATGTCGAGCACGCATGTGGGGCGCACCGCGGACCCGCAGGGCGTGGTGGAGCACCTGATGCGGAAGATGGTGCGGGTGGTGTGA